One Punica granatum isolate Tunisia-2019 chromosome 3, ASM765513v2, whole genome shotgun sequence genomic window carries:
- the LOC116198614 gene encoding protein MODIFIED TRANSPORT TO THE VACUOLE 1-like: MDSSRRAVESYWRSRMIDGATSNEDKVAPVYKFEEICELLRSSDVSIVKEVSEFVLKRLDHKSPIVKHKALRLIKYCVGKSGVDFQREMQRHSVAVRQLLHYRGQPDPLKGDALNKAVRDSAQEAIAAIFGEQDSRPAPAENLSRRIEGFGNTNFHMPTEDKKSFLSEVVVLGSASIKQGLSSFTQGHSFRNNDNGSYRGPNLQRSLTVGKEYSDRYVPVEIPNENQSGFGTSRNVSTGSWNSEARVVQMETSNGESNSNHPESKTREERLLDTIVTSGGVRLQPTRDAIQVFLMEAAKLEALALSRALESKLQLPQWQVRMKAVCVLDSIIRKKDDEPFSIIASYFSDNKDTLVRCSESPQASLREKAYKVLSLLGGEQASSIGGNGVKPLKAEKDFVEMPNLIDTGDSDSDNIFGTDDSAKKIIDQNAENPTTHSPLIDDLFGGGVDFSTGPSLLQNDDDPFADVSFHTNEGRDHADDIFNGMNVSESQGAAVDRVTTNTNGIELFDSFGSSPKVPLGQEVRKDDVTDLIAGLSINEDASKTNTQNGTSILEKYPANQVSNDAISNLLGSQASGIGANGTSFIPSNLLPGMMLNPAFVPQAMNYGPMGNFFNQQQLLATMAHFQNLGNLTAQNVSASQATGNLDGYASPFPDIFQSNFPNQTPTSTMNNLKKEDTKAFDFISDHLASARDPKRVL; the protein is encoded by the exons ATGGATTCGAGCAGGAGGGCCGTGGAGTCGTACTGGAGGTCGAGGATGATCGACGGGGCGACCTCCAACGAGGACAAGGTCGCGCCTGTCTACAAGTTTGAGGAGATTTGCGAGCTCTTGAGGTCCTCCGACGTCAGTATTGTCAAAGAGGTCTCGGAGTTTGTCCTCAAACGGCTTGATCACAAGAGCCCCATTGTCAAGCACAAG GCTCTTAGGTTAATCAAGTATTGTGTTGGAAAATCTGGTGTGGATTTCCAGAGGGAGATGCAGAGACACTCTGTCGCTGTTCGGCAGTTGCTCCACTATAGGGGCCAGCCAGATCCTCTAAAAGGGGATGCCCTCAACAAAGCAGTAAGAGACTCTGCCCAAGAAGCCATTGCTGCTATCTTCGGGGAACAGGATAGTAGACCTgcaccagcagaaaatctcAGCAGAAGAATTGAAGGTTTTGGGAATACAAACTTTCATATGCCCACAGAAGATAAGAAATCATTCCTTAGCGAGGTAGTTGTTCTAGGGAGTGCATCTATTAAGCAGGGCCTCAGCAGCTTCACACAAGGTCACTCGTTTAGGAATAACGACAATGGAAGCTACAGGGGTCCAAATCTTCAGAGATCTTTGACTGTGGGAAAAGAGTACTCTGATAGGTACGTGCCAGTGGAAATCCCCAATGAAAATCAGAGTGGTTTTGGGACTTCAAGGAATGTGAGTACTGGTTCATGGAATTCAGAGGCGAGGGTTGTGCAGATGGAAACAAGTAATGGAGAATCCAATTCAAATCACCCTGAGAGTAAGACCCGTGAGGAGCGATTGTTGGACACTATTGTTACATCTGGCGGTGTGCGTCTGCAACCCACCCGAGATGCCATTCAGGTTTTCCTGATGGAAGCTGCAAAGTTGGAAGCTCTGGCTTTAAGTCGAGCTCTTGAATCGAAGCTGCAGTTGCCACAGTGGCAG gTGCGCATGAAAGCTGTCTGTGTCCTGGATTCGATCATTAGGAAGAAGGATGATGAACCATTCTCTATTATAGCTTCTTATTTTAGTGACAACAAAGATACTCTTGTCAGATGTTCTGAGTCTCCACAAGCATCTCTAAGGGAAAAGGCTTACAAG GTCCTAAGTCTTCTGGGCGGGGAGCAAGCAAGCAGTATAGGAGGCAATGGGGTGAAGCCATTGAAGGCTGAGAAAGATTTTGTCGAGATGCCTAACCTTATAGATACTGGTGATTCAGATTCAGATAATATCTTTGGAACAGATGATTCTGCAAAGAAAATAATCGATCAGAATGCTGAAAACCCTACAACTCATAGTCCACTTATTGATGATTTGTTTGGAGGTGGTGTGGACTTTAGTACAGGCCCAAGTCTTCTGCAGAATGATGATGACCCATTTGCTGATGTCTCATTCCACACCAACGAGGGTAGGGACCATGCTGATGATATATTCAATGGCATGAATGTCAGTGAAAGTCAAGGCGCAGCCGTGGATCGAGTTACAACAAATACTAATGGGATCGAGTTATTTGATTCTTTCGGGTCCAGTCCCAAAGTTCCTTTAGGGCAGGAAGTTCGTAAAGATGATGTCACTGATCTGATAGCTGGACTGTCAATCAATGAAGATGCTTCTAAGACCAACACCCAAAATGGAACCTCAATTTTGGAGAAGTATCCGGCCAATCAAGTATCCAATGATGCTATAAGCAACCTGCTTGGCTCTCAAGCATCAGGGATTGGTGCAAACGGTACAAGTTTCATACCCAGTAATTTACTCCCCGGGATGATGTTAAATCCCGCTTTTGTCCCTCAGGCAATGAATTATGGGCCGATGGGGAATTTCTTTAATCAGCAGCAACTTTTGGCAACGATGGCCCACTTCCAAAATCTTGGGAATCTAACTGCACAGAATGTAAGCGCCAGTCAAGCTACTGGAAATTTAGATGGTTATGCATCACCTTTTCCTGATATATTCCAGTCGAACTTCCCGAATCAGACTCCTACTTCAACGATGAACAATTTGAAGAAGGAAGATACCAAAGCTTTCGATTTTATTTCC GACCATCTCGCCTCAGCTCGTGATCCAAAGAGGGTGCTTTGA
- the LOC116198612 gene encoding probable inactive ATP-dependent zinc metalloprotease FTSHI 2, chloroplastic, whose product MALHSSFGSSSTFPAHRSCPRPKFRNPKHSFLIYPSISCRIQSPNSGGDDGPRDSDDREQCEKPPFLSLLSVPITLTVIATSLPQPAMAAAKVSEKKRAAKKPPEALTPEQLKSWVKGLPSVRDRIPYTDILELKKEGRLKHVIKAGGVTLRQRPQPVLVVLDDSRVERTVLPSLEGNRKFWEMWDELKIESSCVNAYTPPVKKPDVPSPYLGFLWEVPGFMLRWVKPKKESKRALELRRMREEFKRQKKEQLTRMREEREMIEKAMKVQKKEEERRRKREIKKKKYEESLREARKNYQYMAIVWANLARDSNVATALGLVFFVIFYRTVVFSYRRQQKDYEDRLKIEKAEAEERKKMKELERELEGIDGIDEEGEGVGAEQNPYMKMAMQFMKSGARVRRAQNKRLPQYLERGIDVKFSDVAGLGKIRLELEEIVKFFTHGEMYRRRGVKIPGGILLCGPPGVGKTLLAKAVAGEAGVNFFSISASQFVEIYVGVGASRVRALYQEARENAPSVVFIDELDAVGRERGLIKGSGGQERDATLNQLLVCLDGFEGRGEVITIASTNRPDILDPALVRPGRFDRKIFIPKPGLIGRMEILQVHARKKPMAEDVDYLAVASMTDGMVGAELANIVEVAAINMMRDGRTEITTDDLLQAAQIEERGMLDRKDRSPDTWKQVAINEAAMAVVAVNFPDLKNVEFVTIAPRAGRELGYVRMKMDHMKFKEGMLSRQSLLDHITVQLAPRAADELWYGEGQLSTIWAETADNARSAARTFVLGGLSDKHYGLWNHWVSDRIDEIDLEALRIMNACYDRAKEILQQNRELMDAAVEELVHKKSLSKQEFFHLVELHGNLKPLAPSILELRAAKRAQFEETMMKVKNQEETVIGKTS is encoded by the exons ATGGCGTTACACAGTTCATTCGGCAGCTCGTCAACATTCCCTGCTCATCGTTCATGCCCGAGACCGAAGTTTCGAAACCCGAAACACTCCTTTCTGATTTACCCTTCGATTTCTTGCCGAATTCAGTCCCCAAATTCCGGTGGTGATGACGGCCCTCGTGATTCGGATGATAGAGAGCAATGCGAGAAACCTCCTTTTCTGAGCCTCCTGTCAGTGCCCATAACGCTGACTGTCATCGCCACTTCTCTGCCACAGCCTGCAATGGCAGCTGCGAAGGTTTCGGAGAAAAAGCGGGCGGCAAAGAAGCCGCCCGAAGCTCTGACCCCTGAGCAGCTCAAATCCTGGGTAAAGGGACTGCCTTCAGTTAGAGATAGGATTCCGTACACTGACATATTGGAGCTGAAGAAAGAAGGTAGGCTTAAGCATGTGATTAAGGCGGGAGGGGTTACTCTGAGGCAAAGGCCGCAGCCAGTTTTGGTGGTTTTGGATGACTCGAGGGTGGAAAGAACGGTTTTGCCCTCATTGGAAGGGAATAGGAAGTTCTGGGAAATGTGGGATGAGCTGAAAATAGAGTCTTCGTGTGTGAATGCTTACACTCCACCTGTTAAGAAGCCCGATGTGCCCTCCCCGTACTTGGGGTTCTTGTGGGAAGTGCCTGGGTTTATGCTGAGATGGGTGAAGCCGAAAAAGGAGTCCAAACGGGCACTGGAGTTGAGGCGGATGAGGGAGGAGTTCAAGCGGCAGAAGAAGGAGCAGCTCACAAGGATGAGGGAGGAGAGGGAGATGATTGAAAAGGCAATGAAGGTCcagaagaaggaggaggagaggcgGAGGAAGCGAGAGATcaagaagaaaaagtatgaggaGTCATTACGAGAGGCTAGGAAGAATTACCAGTACATGGCAATTGTGTGGGCGAACTTAGCTCGGGACTCGAATGTTGCAACTGCTTTAGGTTTAGtgttctttgtcatcttttaccgGACGGTGGTGTTTAGTTATAGGAGGCAGCAGAAGGATTATGAAGATAGGCTTAAGATTGAGAAGGCAGAGGcagaggagaggaagaagatgaaggagTTAGAGAGAGAGTTGGAAGGGATTGACGGAATTGATGAAGAAGGTGAAGGAGTTGGAGCAGAGCAGAATCCTTACATGAAGATGGCTATGCAGTTTATGAAGTCGGGGGCTCGGGTCAGGAGGGCCCAAAATAAGAGGCTCCCTCAGTACTTGGAGAGGGGAATCGATGTGAAGTTTAGTGATGTGGCAGGGCTTGGGAAAATTAGGCTCGAGCTTGAGGAGATAGTTAAGTTCTTTACTCATGGAGAGATGTACCGGAGGAGGGGAGTGAAGATACCTG GTGGTATACTTCTCTGTGGTCCCCCTGGTGTGGGTAAGACACTTCTCGCAAAAGCTGTGGCTGGTGAGGCTGGTGTGaacttcttttccatttctgcCTCCCAGTTTGTAGAGATATACGTTGGTGTCGGCGCTTCTCGTGTCCGTGCACTTTACCAAGAAGCAAGGGAAAAT GCTCCTTCAGTTGTCTTCATTGATGAGTTGGATGCTGTTGGAAGAGAGCGTGGTTTGATCAAGGGATCTGGTGGACAAGAACGTGATGCTACTCTTAATCAG CTGCTTGTATGCCTGGATGGGTTTGAAGGAAGAGGGGAAGTGATTACCATTGCTTCCACGAACAGGCCTGACATCCTTGATCCAGCACTTGTCAGACCAGGACGGTTTGATAGGAAAATTTTTATCCCTAAACCCGGACTAATAGGTCGAATGGAGATACTTCAG GTCCATGCTCGAAAGAAGCCAATGGCTGAGGATGTTGACTACCTTGCTGTGGCTAGTATGACTGACGGAATGGTTGGGGCCGAGCTAGCAAATATTGTCGAAGTTGCAGCTATCAACATGATGCGTGATGGGAGGACTGAG ATTACAACTGATGACCTGCTACAAGCTGCACAAATAGAAGAAAGAGGAATGCTGGATCGAAAGGACAGGAGCCCTGACACATGGAAGCAAGTGGCTATTAATGAGGCTGCAATGGCCGTTGTAGCAGTTAACTTTCCGGACCTAAAAAATGTCGAGTTT GTCACCATTGCTCCCCGAGCTGGTAGGGAGTTGGGATATGTTAGGATGAAAATGGACCATATGAAGTTCAAAGAAGGAATGCTGAG TCGGCAATCTTTGTTGGATCATATCACTGTCCAACTGGCACCACGCGCTGCCGATGAGCTATGGTATGGCGAGGGTCAG TTGAGCACGATATGGGCGGAAACAGCAGATAATGCCAGGTCAGCTGCAAGAACCTTTGTCCTCGGTGGGCTTTCTGATAAGCATTATGGGTTATGGAACCATTGGGTCTCTGATCGAATTGAT gaaaTAGACTTGGAGGCTCTGAGGATCATGAATGCGTGTTATGATCGTGCTAAAGAG ATCCTGCAGCAAAATCGAGAGCTCATGGATGCAGCGGTGGAAGAACTGGTGCATAAGAAGAGCTTGAGCAAGCAAGAATTCTTCCACCTGGTCGAGTTGCACGGAAACCTCAAACCGCTGGCACCTTCCATACTCGAGCTCCGAGCAGCCAAGCGGGCACAGTTCGAGGAGACCATGATGAAGGTGAAGAATCAAGAAGAAACTGTCATCGGAAAAACCTCATAA
- the LOC116201915 gene encoding nuclear pore complex protein NUP35, translated as MMSTTAQRTPKSGRQSLFFQDLATPISARRGKFSSSGQAAAVSALWRENFGASDLPPPPVFTLEDRSDFSPESGIPDYPMSPEIKSDPRTPVQSSGRDFSTPLKSKSEASTSYALKMGQQTQQGSGSSSWWSPAKGSGESDEKAKGSPVEGVVQAGALVILPPPREVARPVWPEMQKNAMPAGNLDEEEWVTVYGFSPGDTNLVLREFEKCGVILKHVPGPRDANWIHILYQNRSDAQKALSKNGMQINGVLLVGVKPVDPMQRQALNERLDNNNQGFMPVPPSSSRTADLISRKASPNPYYLQNGTKQSGGGAIASPAKSVVSKVMDLMFGV; from the exons ATGATGAGCACGACAGCGCAGAGAACTCCCAAGTCAGGGAGGCAGTCACTGTTCTTCCAAGACTTGGCGACGCCTATTTCTGCCCGTAGAGGGAAGTTCTCGAGCTCGGGTCAGGCCGCTGCAGTTTCAGCACTGTGGCGTGAGAACTTTGGGGCTTCTGATCTTCCACCCCCTCCAGTATTTACTTTGGAGGACCGGTCAGACTTCTCGCCTGAATCTGGGATTCCCGACTATCCCATGTCCCCGGAGATCAAATCGGATCCGCGAACCCCAGTTCAAAGCTCAGGGAGGGACTTCTCAACTCCTTTGAAGAGCAAATCGGAGGCGAGCACTTCTTATGCACTGAAGATGGGGCAGCAGACTCAGCAAGGTTCAGGGAGTTCGAGTTGGTGGTCTCCAGCGAAGGGTTCAGGTGAATCAGATGAGAAGGCTAAAGGTTCACCAGTTGAGGGTGTTGTACAAGCAGGTGCTTTGGTCATTCTTCCACCTCCAAGAGAGGTTGCTAGGCCAGTCTGGCCTGAGATGCAGAAAAATGCCATGCCTGCAGGAAAccttgatgaggaagaatgGGTTACCGTTTACGG ATTTTCTCCAGGGGATACCAACTTAGTATTGCGGGAGTTTGAAAAGTGCGGTGTGATACTCAAGCATGTACCTGGTCCAAGAGATGCCAACTGGATACATATTCTCTATCAG AATCGATCGGATGCCCAGAAGGCTCTGAGCAAGAACGGGATGCAGATAAATGGGGTTCTTCTTGTGGGTGTGAAGCCAGTAGATCCGATGCAACGCCAAGCTCTGAATGAAAGACTCGACAACAACAATCAGGGATTCATGCCCGTGCCCCCATCTTCAAGCAGAACAGCTGATTTGATTTCACGGAAAGCCTCTCCCAATCCATATTATCTTCagaatggcaccaaacagtCTGGGGGAGGCGCTATTGCTTCTCCAGCAAAGTCTGTGGTCTCAAAGGTCATGGATTTGATGTTTGGCGTTTAG
- the LOC116201164 gene encoding uncharacterized protein LOC116201164: MASIGCPIEMEPKTLSQGQIDHAREVAADVVQKMEPSEASNIFVEGMKPVVPISQMESLAEANNIVKPVDKTVENLKKALLEKPCQCLCNVEAPSSLLVDSPDNFMDALKEPLSAPF; encoded by the exons ATGGCTAGCATCGGTTGTCCTATTGAGATGGAGCCCAAGACCTTGAGTCAAGGTCAGATCGACCATGCCAGG GAAGTCGCAGCCGATGTAGTTCAGAAGATGGAACCAAGCGAAGCATCAAACATATTCGTTGAG GGAATGAAACCGGTTGTTCCGATAAGCCAGATGGAGTCGCTGGCCGAGGCTAATAACATTGTAAAGCCTGTAGACAAAACTGTGGAGAATCTGAAGAAGGCTCTGCTGGAGAAGCCTTGCCAGTGCTTGTGCAATGTCGAGGCACCCAGCAGCTTACTCGTCGACTCCCCCGACAACTTCATGGACGCGCTCAAGGAGCCTCTCTCAGCTCCGTTCTGA